One stretch of Patagioenas fasciata isolate bPatFas1 chromosome 9, bPatFas1.hap1, whole genome shotgun sequence DNA includes these proteins:
- the ZNF639 gene encoding zinc finger protein 639: protein MNEHPKKRKRKTLHPSRYSDSSGASKYIDNSGIFSDHCYSVCSMKQPDIKFSENRGRFHSPVQSLDTDDDGSPVHAGTSQWSGSHSNVVGLHYTDLKKKDKDKGTNPGMCRDLCDSPIFSDSPTEEEKPLDIQTVEISTTEVNAVEVHDIETQTVSPEKLEAEDLEEIPLETCKIFEKNQALNITAQQKWPLLRANSSGLYKCELCEFNSKYFSDLKQHMILKHKTCADTHVCKVCKESFSSKVQLIEHIKLHEEDPYICKYCDYKTVIFENLSQHIADTHFNDHLYWCEQCDMQFSSSSELYLHFQEHSCDEQYLCQFCEHETNDPEDLHSHVVNEHACRLIELSDSYNNKERGQYSLINKISFDKCKNFFVCQVCGFRSRLHTNVNRHVAIEHTKIFPHVCDDCGKGFSGMLEYCKHLSSHLSEGIYLCQYCEYSTGQIEDLKTHLDFRHSADLPHKCTDCLMRFGNEKDLLSHLQIHETA, encoded by the exons ATGAATGAACATcctaaaaagaggaaaaggaagactCTACACCCTTCTCGATATTCAG aTTCTTCGGGTGCAAGCAAATACATAGACAACAGTGGAATTTTTTCTGACCACTGCTATAGTGTCTGTTCTATGAAACAACCAGATATAAAGTTTTCTGAAAACAGAG GTAGGTTCCACAGTCCCGTGCAGAGCCTGGACACAGATGATGACGGGAGTCCCGTGCATGCTGGGACTTCTCAGTGGAGTGGCTCCCATTCAAATGTTGTGGGGTTGCACTATACAGACCTCAAAAAGAAGGATAAAG ATAAAGGTACTAATCCTGGAATGTGCAGAGACTTATGTGATTCACCTATATTCAGTGACAGCCCTACAGAGGAAGAGAAACCTCTAGATATTCAAACTGTAGAAATTTCTACAACAGAAGTGAATGCTGTAGAAGTTCACGATATAGAAACACAAACTGTGTCACCTGAGAAGCTGGAAGCTGAGGACCTAGAGGAAATCCCTCTGGAAACCTGCAAAATCTTTGAGAAGAACCAGGCTTTGAATATCACAGCTCAACAGAAGTGGCCTTTGCTGAGAGCCAACAGCAGTGGCTTGTACAAGTGTGAGCTCTGTGAGTTTAATAGCAAGTACTTCTCCGATTTAAAGCAGCACATGATCCTGAAGCATAAGACATGTGCGGACACTCATGTCTGTAAAGTTTGTAAAGAAAGCTTCTCCAGCAAAGTGCAGCTCATTGAGCACATAAAACTCCATGAGGAGGATCCGTACATCTGTAAATATTGTGATTACAAAACAGTGATATTTGAGAACCTGAGTCAGCACATAGCAGACACTCACTTCAACGACCACCTTTACTGGTGTGAGCAGTGCGATATGCAGTTCTCCTCCAGCAGCGAGCTGTACCTGCACTTCCAGGAACACAGCTGTGACGAGCAGTATCTGTGTCAGTTCTGTGAGCATGAAACTAATGATCCGGAAGATCTGCACAGCCACGTGGTGAATGAACATGCGTGTCGGCTGATAGAGTTAAGTGACAGCTATAATAACAAGGAGCGTGGACAGTACAGTCTCATAAACAAAATCAGTTTTGACAAATGCAAAAACTTCTTTGTATGCCAAGTGTGCGGCTTTAGGAGCAGGCTGCATACAAACGTCAACAGGCATGTAGCTATTGAACACACCAAAATATTCCCTCATGTTTGTGATGACTGTGGGAAGGGATTTTCAGGTATGTTAGAGTATTGCAAGCATTTAAGCTCTCATTTATCTGAAGGGATTTATTTGTGTCAATACTGTGAATATTCAACAGGACAAATTGAAGACCTTAAAACTCATTTGGATTTCAGGCATTCAGCAGATTTGCCTCATAAATGTACCGATTGTTTAATGAGGTTTGGAAATGAAAAAGATCTTTTAAGTCATCTTCAGATACATGAGACGGCGTGA